TAGCTGGTTTTTGGTTAATAGAGCACTGTGGTTTTTTGGGGTTAATTTTCCTTACTGAAGTCGAGGATTAAGGAGCTATTATGTTGCACCTTGTAAACCCCAAATCgagatttgtgaatatgtgctaaacaaatacatttttaattgattgaCTCATGGTTTGACAGAGTAGTTCAGATAccttagctgtgtgtgtgtacctttacATATCCTGGATTTGAGcttctttttaatttctccCATCTTTTCAAAATCCTCTGCATAGTAAAGATGCTTTTCATCAGGCTCGGAGGCTATTTCTCTCAGCTCCGGCTCAATGGCTTTCCCAACACCCAAGGCATACATGGTGATCCCTggaagtaaaagaaaacatgatgaGCAGCAAATGGCCATAGGAGCaaagttaatttaattaaaatttgtAACGCCACAAATTGTCCAATTTCCAATGTAAAACTAACCAGAGTTCTTTGCTTTAGTCGCCCATTCAGAGACATCATCCTGGGATCTCCCATCAGTGACCACAACAGTGACACGTGGAGTGTTTGGCCTGGCACCCTCTTTGACTGAAAAGCTAAACTCAAACATGTGACGTAAGGCTGAGCCCGTCATAGAACCTCTCCCCATGTACTGCATCCGGGCCACAGCCTGTTTGACGTCCTGCGCTCTGGTGTACTGGCCCAGGGTGAACTGGGTCCTGACTTTGGTGGAATACTGAAGAAGGCCGACGTGTGTACCTGTCTTGGAAATGTCCAGCGAGTCCACAATGCCGTTTACAAAGTGTTTCACAAGCTCAAAGTTGGCAGGGCCCAGACTCTTCGAGCCATCGATCACAAAAACCAGATCCATGACTCCATGGCCACACTCTGGCTCTGTCAGACACAcggatataaaaaaatatggttAATTTATCAGTACATAAGTGAACATTTAAAGATGATGGTCTGTATTAAAGGCGTTTAAGATCATACTTTTGCAGCTCTTCCCATCCTCAGCCAAGATATATCCTTCAAAACATCTGCAGACGTAAGAATCAGTGGTGCTGACACACTGATGTTCACAGCCATGGTCCACAGTCTGACATAGATCCAGACCTATTAGTTTAATTTAAcagagacaaatacatttataaaataaattaagggTGTTGTTatctttaaaatgaattaaaactataaaaattaattattttttggctgtttgttgtttgctaTTTTACGTCATCCTTTTTCAACATTATCAACTTGAAGACATTCATCATGGTGAACACAGAATATTCCATTCATCtaggaaaaggaaaagtttgTCTTTTTAGTGAGGGCTGGGGATAACACCGACCTCTCGACTGGATAATAAATTCATTCAAAATGATTTAACATATAACTAGTGCAGCAGGGCGGAGAAACATTCAGAgcaacatttgaaaacatgcaGATGGATGTTTAACTTCTGAAAtaggtttctgtcttttttagAAGGTTAAATGTATAATCAAGCCAttcagtgtatttgtatgtactgtatatgtatatgtatacatataggTGTAGGATAACTTGTATGTATATGTAGACTTATTGGTAGAATTAAATTGTAATATTGCAAATAAATATGCTAACATGAAATATCTTTTATGTGCATTTTActtggactcactctgacatgttttgCCATCAGGTCGCAGTGTGTATCCTTCtctgcatttacacacacatgaatccTCAGTGTTCATGAAGTCGTGCTCACAGCCATGTTTCCCATTAGCACAGTGATAAGTATCTGCAGGGAGTACAGTCAGATGAGGAGTAATtactgagaaaatgaaaaacatctctAAACTGCTTGCCAGTGTGACCCACACAAAGGATTTATCACCAGTGGTGATTGAATGTATCATCTGAACAGCATCagtcaaaaacatatttgtagGCGGCTGTGGCTAAAGGGGTAGAATGTGTAGCATGTTCCTCCTACAACCAGAAGGTAGGCGGTCCGATCCCCTTCTTCCCCATTTGTATGccgaagtttccttgggcaagatacccCGGATTTCCCCTAAttaaaaaagtgctgctaatcGATGcactgttttcatttgtgtgggaataaactgtactgtaaagcactttgagagctcatcaagattagaaaagtgctatataaatacttaaaaagAACTACAGAAAaggtattttatattttgtgagTATATTGTGGATGGGTCTTCATCTGTCCAGACAAAACTCCGGTCCACAGTGAGATATCTCAAAAAGCAAGTGACCTTCACAACCACATTATCATCATTAGCAAATTTGTAGCCACCATTAGATTCTACAACTGGAACAGATTGTGCAACATTTACGAGTACATTCATTATCGATGGAGGATGATACCTGATGAAGTTTCTGATCACTCCCAGAAGTTATTCCACAGTTATAACGTTTAACAAAAGATCTTCCTACTGTGatgtgtaaaaacacatttcaacccCTCATGGCTGGTGAGAAATGTTTTGCATCGACTGGCatgataaataacatttatGATGTTATGTCGATGCAAAAttacattcataaaaaaataatatttcttcTCAGCAGCATCAACTTGCTGGTTGTAGGTTTCATTCCAATCTGTCAGagactgtggctcaggaggcagGTCGTCCACTCACCAGGTCTGTGATTTGATCAAGTCTGCCTCATGAAAGTTAATTGGTCAAGATATTGATCATAAATATATGACGGTTATGCCGAAAGTGtgtaaatagtaaatattgTAATGCAGCATATAATAGTgctgtgaatgggtgaatgtgggTTGTACTATAAAGCATTTACTGTCAATAAGACTGGAGCACTATACAAAAATAGCCCATTTATCATAAAAGAAAGATTTAACCCCAGACAAATATATAATGATCAGGCTGGTATCTGATCGTGACCAACTTTAGCATTTAAGCCAATAGAGTGACCAGCTAAttatcaaatttaaataattattagaatTTAGTTGAAAAATAGTTTAAAATGCTTTTTGTCATGTTGGGCATTTGGACTCAACCCAAAATTCAAATTGTTCTTCTACTAATGCAACATAGGATCAAGGAAATCTACATCAGATATTCATTTTGAGCATATTTATAAATCAATAAGACTTCATTGTGGTAGAGCTGCTGTCTTACACTGAGAATCTGATGCAAATCTGTCTCTCATTACAGCAAAACAAGGAGAGAAGCATTTGGATTCTTACTCTTGCATGTTTTCCCATCAGGCCTGAGTGTGTAGCCTTGTCTGCATTTGCACACACATGAGTCGTCTTTATTTTCAAACTCCTGTTCACAGCCATGAGAACCATCAGCACAGTGATCAATCTCTGGGGGACaatggacaaaataaataaaattagagatgagcagagagattgttgctttgtttacatgaaTCAAGATCTAACTCCTGACAAATCATCAATATGCCTCCTCCCCCATTGCACTATTTCTCTACTTCGAGACAAATTGTATAAAACTTATACTAAAGTAGGATAACAAGGCCATCTGCAATATATACACATCTGGACAGCTTTACACATTAATAACTCATCTTTTTTCAAAGTGCTGTCTTGCTTTAAAAGTATAAAGAAAATAGTTAATTTTTCAAATATAGCGTAAGTTCTGGATAAAAAGCATCTGACACTTACTCTTGCAAGTTTTTCCGTCAGGGTTGAGTATGTAGCCTTTtctgcatttacacacacaggaGTCGTTGGTGTTAATAAACTCCTGCTCACAGCCATGGGTGCCGTCAGCACAGTAATCAATTTCTGAATGCCATTAgatagaaacagaaaagagcagagagatTGTAAGTTTCTGTGGGGACTCAAATAAGTCAGACTTCATTTGTAGTCTTCATTTGCCTTGTGTCAACCTGCTCCTCGTTGGTCTGCTGATGCTGTATGTGGCTGTTTTTTAGTCACTTTTACCTGATTGCTGCATGACAAAGTCATTTACTGCAGTCATTTACCCCCACTCATATCCATGCAGATGTAGGACTGACACATACTTACAGTCACAGCTCCCCTGGTCCCAGTGGTTTATTTCCAAAGGGAGACTCATCTCATTGCTCTACTTctagtgctgctgctggatttaCTAGGATATCTTTTGATACAGCTTTTGCAAAATTAAGGACTTGCGAATTGACACATACTGTGTATAGTCTAACCACTATACAAGAACAAAATGGACAAAAGACCAGTATAAATCATCCTTCAACTCAAAATCAATGTTCACTCTGGTAAAGTAGCAGTGTTGGAACCCAAGACAGGAAAGATCCAAACTTTATACCTGTTTTGATTTGGAGAAACTATGACACCCTGGATACACCTCCACGTTTCACCATCCACCCTGATGATAGCAAAAGCACACTTCCTTCAGGAAAACTCCCCCACTTCATCTCTGTTAATGGCCTACAGAGTAGCAAAAGACACGTTTTCCAGCCGTGGGTGGAGGTTCCTTTCTAGTAAGAGGAATGCTGACTTCAAATTGGATGCCCATCAAAATGACACATGTTGCCCATATTTATCCTAACGCACCATTgcttattcagcaaaaacttaAAGTCTCATATTTTCCATATTGAGGTGGTGAACATTATCTACTGAGGGAACACAATAttacatcaaaactaaaatgattataatataatataagattattataatttgtatgGCTGGTCTgctttcaaaattaaaaaatcctCAGTCGGTCTGGTTCAAGGAATTTAAAGACGCTGATTGAATGAAGCTGAAAATATTGTCATGTCTATGCAACTGTATATAATTTTGTTATGGTTATTTAGGGATTATAGGGCTTTAGAGGCAAtcatattcaaatacaatatgCAGTTAATTGGTAGGACTAAAGAAATCAAGATGAAGAAAGATGGAAAAAGTGCCCAGTAAACTAAGAGATGTATTTTTATATGTCTAGGTCTATGTTGAGTTGATAACCTGGCCGACAGTGACACTTGTAGTCATCAGGCAGGTGAGTACAGATGTGTTCACAGCTGATCCACCACATTGACAACATGGAGAGAAATCCTCCATCTACACAGGAATCAAAACTGCAACAACTGCTTGATTTGTCAGGCAAAACAAGCCGTAAACAAGACACTGATATATTGATTATCATCTGTTAAGTATCAGCAAACAAATTGTTCACAAGTCCACTACATACAGAATAGTATTCATGCTACTTTCAGTTCTGTTTTGGTCTCCCGCATCTGCTGAGAGAAGTGTTTGTCTCTTTAGCTCTTTTGCTCCACCATGTTTTCCAGCTCTaactgtgtctgctgctgcaccaaaacacacacccatagaaatttacggtggccctgagagctcaacgaaaagcaacttaagaaaacacatgcaagttgacaaaacacatgaaagttgacaaaacacaagcaaagtaagaaaacatcttcatcaatttcacaacacaacacaacacattacagaaacacgctgcaaatagacacacgcgctgcaaatagacgaatgcgcagcaaatagacgactTTCCATTTCTCTTACCTTAAATGCACCATTTCAAAGTAGAGTTACAAGAGGGCTTGTTATGTTGGAAATTCCATTAATCATCCCTTCATTATATTGTCTAGGAAAGTGAAGCTGCTTTGTTGACGTGAGtgtgtcaaaaaaaacagttcctTCACCTGTACATGTCTTTCCATCAGGGTTTAGGATGAACCCTTCCCTGCACTGGCACCGGTACGAAGCAGGGCTGCTCACACAGAAATGTTGGCACCGATGGTCCAAAACCTCACACATCTCCGAAACTAATGCATGCAGGGATATACGTGACACATAGACTCAAACTCATGGATTTGCACATGCTTGCATAAATGATTGAAAAGAGAAGTATATGGAATTCGTCACCTCCACACAGTTTGGACTGGAACACAGAGATGAGGGTTTCTATCTGGCTGAAGTTGGCCACCAGGTGAACATGCTCAGAGTGAGGCTCGCTCCCTATGGCCTTCAGGGTGTTCATATCCACCCTGCCCACTCCGATAGCAAAGATCTGGATGCCAACCTGCCTCGCCTGAGCTGCAGGCTCCTCTACCGTGTCCTGTGGCCTCCCATCAGTCACAATCATAGCAATTCGTGGGATGTGCAGGTTTGCCGGCCGtgctccctcttcctctgtgaaGGCAGTCTCCATGGTGTACTGAATGGCCAGACCGGTCATGGTCCCTGAGGCAAGGTGCTCCATGTTCCTCACTGCCTGCTCCACTTCTGCCTTATTGGTGTAGTTGTTGAGGGAGAACTCAGGCTGGACCACGCTGCCATACTGGAGCAGACCAACCCGTGTCGCATCAGGGCCAATCGTGAAGAACTGAATCACGTTGATGATGAAGGTTTTTACCTTCTCATAGTCATTGGGACGGATGCTTCTGGAGCTGTCGATGACAAAGACAAAATCCAGTGGGATGGCCTTGCAAGGGTTCTCTGTGATGAAAGACATGGAGGTACATTGTGATTAAGTGACCTCAAGCCGTAATCTAAACCAGATTTAAAGATCTATTTGATTTTGTGAGAGAAATTGAGGATGAAACCAACATAGATTTTACTAATGACTCACGTGCTGCTTTGGTTTGGACATCAGTCTCATTCTTCCTTCTGGACATGATTGAGCCGGGACGACGCCTTTCAACCCGAACTGCATTACAACAAAACAGGCAGACGAGGCCGAGGGCCAGGATCCTCATTCTGACAAGAGGTGACAACTGCAGCGTTTATAGAGagataaagacacaaacacaagagctGATAGAAACCCCCAGCAACAATGCAGGAAGGAAATATGACCACAGAAAAGGGTTTTTTATACcatgtattgtttgtattttgtttttaactacATATTTGTCCATAACTGCAATTAAACGTACTCAATGACATAGGATCCTGTTAAATAGTTTTAGAGAACAACTATCTGGGTTCCGAGGACATTTTACAGACTCTTAACCACTGATTATTTGCATTAATTCATGTTGCTATAATGcctaaattattatattatataaaattatgaaattgtgatAATTCAAAATAGATGTGTGCAACTCTCATCTAATCGTTTTTGCAAGTGCACAGTTAAAGTCCAAGGCACATCACATCAagttgtaaatggt
The DNA window shown above is from Platichthys flesus chromosome 11, fPlaFle2.1, whole genome shotgun sequence and carries:
- the LOC133964920 gene encoding matrilin-2-like; this encodes MRILALGLVCLFCCNAVRVERRRPGSIMSRRKNETDVQTKAAQNPCKAIPLDFVFVIDSSRSIRPNDYEKVKTFIINVIQFFTIGPDATRVGLLQYGSVVQPEFSLNNYTNKAEVEQAVRNMEHLASGTMTGLAIQYTMETAFTEEEGARPANLHIPRIAMIVTDGRPQDTVEEPAAQARQVGIQIFAIGVGRVDMNTLKAIGSEPHSEHVHLVANFSQIETLISVFQSKLCGVSEMCEVLDHRCQHFCVSSPASYRCQCREGFILNPDGKTCTEIDYCADGTHGCEQEFINTNDSCVCKCRKGYILNPDGKTCKNTYHCANGKHGCEHDFMNTEDSCVCKCREGYTLRPDGKTCQSLDLCQTVDHGCEHQCVSTTDSYVCRCFEGYILAEDGKSCKKPECGHGVMDLVFVIDGSKSLGPANFELVKHFVNGIVDSLDISKTGTHVGLLQYSTKVRTQFTLGQYTRAQDVKQAVARMQYMGRGSMTGSALRHMFEFSFSVKEGARPNTPRVTVVVTDGRSQDDVSEWATKAKNSGITMYALGVGKAIEPELREIASEPDEKHLYYAEDFEKMGEIKKKLKSRICKDKPADENMCQCENVIMFQNQVTEKLKNLFQNIETMSKKLEKLENQVVHK